A region from the Stutzerimonas stutzeri genome encodes:
- the fabF gene encoding beta-ketoacyl-ACP synthase II: MTKQNAVRIVVTGVGIVGPLGCGAEIVWSRLLAGQSGIRTLPEDVAEGTGCAIAGRVPSVAEDREAGYDPDRYIPAKDRKKMDRFIEFALIAAREALTQASWQPTDETARQRTATLIASGVGGFDAITEAVRTTDHRGPRRLSPFTVPSFLANMAAGHVSIQHGFRGPLGAPVTACAAGVQAIGDAARLIRSGEADIAVCGGTEAAIHRVTLGSFAAARALSTGFNDRPQEASRPFDRNREGFVMAEGAGLLVIESLEHALARGAQPLAELVGYGTSADAYHLTAGPADGSGARRAMELALQQAGVAPGQVDHINAHATSTQVGDRGELAAIRAAFGTGSGVAITSTKSSTGHLLGAAGGIEAIFTVLALRDQIVPPTLNLTDPDEAADGLDLVGLNARKMPIEYALSNGFGFGGVNASVLFRRWQPSLRTV; encoded by the coding sequence ATGACCAAGCAAAATGCAGTTCGTATCGTCGTAACGGGCGTTGGGATCGTCGGGCCTCTGGGCTGTGGCGCAGAGATCGTCTGGTCGCGGCTGCTGGCGGGGCAATCGGGCATTCGCACGTTGCCTGAGGACGTGGCGGAGGGGACCGGTTGCGCCATAGCGGGGCGCGTGCCGAGCGTTGCCGAGGACCGCGAGGCCGGCTACGACCCCGATCGGTATATCCCGGCCAAGGATCGCAAGAAGATGGATCGCTTCATCGAATTCGCGCTCATCGCCGCCAGGGAAGCTCTTACCCAGGCGAGCTGGCAACCCACCGACGAAACCGCCCGGCAGCGAACCGCCACCCTGATTGCCTCGGGCGTCGGTGGGTTCGATGCGATCACCGAGGCCGTGCGCACCACCGACCACCGCGGGCCACGTCGGCTGTCGCCATTCACCGTGCCGTCCTTCCTGGCCAACATGGCGGCCGGGCATGTCTCGATCCAGCACGGCTTCAGAGGGCCGCTCGGCGCGCCGGTCACCGCCTGCGCCGCCGGTGTGCAAGCGATCGGGGACGCCGCGCGTCTGATCCGCAGCGGCGAGGCGGATATTGCCGTTTGCGGCGGGACCGAGGCCGCGATCCATCGCGTCACCCTCGGCAGTTTCGCGGCGGCGCGGGCCTTGTCGACCGGATTCAATGACCGTCCGCAGGAAGCATCTCGGCCCTTCGATCGCAACCGCGAAGGCTTTGTCATGGCCGAAGGTGCCGGTCTGCTGGTGATCGAATCTCTGGAGCATGCCCTGGCGCGCGGCGCCCAGCCTCTGGCCGAGCTGGTCGGCTACGGCACCAGTGCAGACGCCTACCACCTGACGGCCGGTCCGGCCGATGGCAGCGGAGCGCGTCGGGCGATGGAACTGGCGTTGCAACAGGCCGGGGTGGCGCCGGGCCAGGTTGATCACATCAACGCGCATGCGACGTCCACCCAGGTCGGTGACCGAGGCGAGTTGGCCGCCATTCGAGCCGCCTTCGGAACGGGGTCGGGCGTGGCGATCACTTCGACCAAGTCCAGCACCGGGCATCTGCTGGGCGCCGCCGGTGGCATCGAAGCCATCTTCACCGTGCTCGCGCTTCGTGATCAGATCGTCCCGCCCACGTTGAACCTGACCGATCCCGACGAGGCGGCCGACGGACTCGATCTGGTTGGCTTGAACGCAAGGAAGATGCCGATCGAGTATGCGCTGTCCAATGGGTTCGGATTCGGCGGCGTCAATGCCAGCGTGCTGTTCCGTCGCTGGCAGCCAAGCTTGCGCACCGTCTGA
- a CDS encoding PaaI family thioesterase, with protein MNHAERESRLAEWLNAEEAMRARLGPVGSVPLATATAMSPQEFFDAIGRGELPRPPIGELMGFVPVDWAPGYFVFQGTPSERHYNPLGTVHGGYAATLLDSCMGCAVHTRLETGQGYTTTDLRITYVRALRAGVGPVRAEGRVIHVGRSTAVAEGRLYDVEDRLYAIGSTSCLILTPSA; from the coding sequence ATGAACCATGCAGAACGAGAAAGCCGTTTGGCCGAATGGCTGAATGCCGAAGAAGCCATGCGAGCCCGGCTGGGGCCGGTCGGTAGCGTGCCGCTCGCCACGGCTACGGCCATGTCTCCGCAAGAATTCTTCGATGCGATTGGCCGGGGCGAGTTGCCTCGTCCGCCAATCGGAGAGCTGATGGGCTTCGTGCCGGTGGACTGGGCACCAGGCTATTTCGTCTTCCAGGGCACGCCGAGCGAGCGCCACTACAACCCGCTGGGAACTGTGCACGGTGGCTACGCGGCCACCTTGCTGGACTCCTGCATGGGCTGCGCCGTGCACACCCGGCTGGAGACAGGGCAGGGATACACGACGACGGATCTGCGCATCACCTACGTACGTGCACTGCGCGCCGGCGTCGGACCGGTACGTGCCGAGGGCCGGGTGATACATGTCGGTCGCTCCACCGCTGTGGCCGAAGGGCGTCTTTACGATGTGGAAGACCGCCTCTATGCCATCGGCTCGACCAGTTGCCTGATCCTCACGCCGAGCGCGTGA
- a CDS encoding TetR/AcrR family transcriptional regulator: MRYSEDHKAKTRQRIVEEAARRFRRDGVSATGLQALMNALDLTHGGFYAHFKSKDELVEEALRHCLSELDEVTADSLSGDHPLASFIALYLSKSHRADPAKGCPLPTVSAELGQRGQASAVTDDLVCKRLAQLGAHLDDSQDAAMALSAMVGALMLSRSVTDPHLADRLLDETRASLLRRAKGETA; the protein is encoded by the coding sequence ATGCGGTATTCCGAAGATCACAAGGCCAAGACTCGCCAACGCATCGTCGAAGAGGCCGCACGGCGTTTTCGCCGCGATGGCGTCAGCGCGACCGGACTGCAGGCATTGATGAACGCGCTGGACCTGACGCACGGTGGGTTTTATGCGCATTTCAAATCCAAGGACGAACTGGTCGAGGAGGCGCTGCGTCACTGCTTGAGCGAGCTCGATGAGGTCACGGCCGACAGCCTGTCAGGGGACCATCCCTTGGCCTCGTTCATTGCGCTGTATCTGTCCAAGAGTCATCGTGCCGATCCGGCAAAGGGTTGCCCGTTGCCCACCGTGTCCGCCGAACTGGGTCAGCGCGGCCAAGCCAGCGCAGTCACCGACGACCTGGTATGCAAACGGCTGGCCCAGCTGGGCGCGCATCTGGACGACAGCCAGGACGCGGCAATGGCGCTCAGCGCGATGGTTGGCGCGTTGATGCTTTCGCGTAGCGTGACGGATCCGCATCTGGCCGATCGGCTGCTCGATGAAACCCGCGCCAGCTTGCTACGGCGTGCAAAGGGCGAAACCGCCTGA
- a CDS encoding di-heme-cytochrome C peroxidase produces MRLLRRALFGLLSIAVLVAGVGLYFVAYPNLPDYEPPSELVYLDQWSEADRQTFYFTPQGTQVKGLEYDWFRALELPFSRDKFAAPEYLARFGFLVDPKQRPTPANPANLPVGFARHEDDETGRAYLDVTCAACHTGELRYEGRAIRIDGGAAMHSLASTVPTFRGGAFGQALGMSMAFTYYNPIKFRRFANEVVGDDERNRHQLRRDFKQVLDRLLGTALNDWHRDLYPTEEGFGRTDAFGRIANTAFGDAIDPSNYRIANAPVSYPQLWDIWKFDWVQWNGSAMQPMARNIGEALGVGARLQLLRENGQPVPEAERYASGVRVRDLHTLETTLTRLAPPRWPEEILGKIDLQQASLGRALYRQNCASCHDARPKPVDQRFAPDRDPEWRMRVIPTAIVGTDPTAADNIADHRFDLARLGWTQDELERLDVRLYGEPTGTLDLGSISSAKGLAYITAYVERRAYQDAGITPQDRAEFDGYALPIGVQELRGYKARPLDGIWATPPFLHNGSVPTLFQLLSPLAERQKRFWVGNREYDPRQVGIRTERFDGGFLLDTTITGNANRGHEFRAGCRGGGVIGRALSPEERWALVEYLKVLGDPRFEPRLTDTALRPRLAPPTCN; encoded by the coding sequence ATGCGATTGCTGCGACGTGCTCTGTTCGGGCTGTTGTCGATAGCCGTGCTTGTTGCCGGCGTAGGGCTGTATTTCGTGGCCTATCCGAACCTGCCGGATTACGAGCCTCCCTCAGAGCTGGTCTATCTTGATCAGTGGAGCGAGGCCGATCGCCAGACGTTCTATTTCACGCCACAGGGCACTCAGGTCAAGGGGCTCGAGTACGACTGGTTCAGGGCGCTGGAGCTGCCATTCAGCCGCGACAAGTTCGCGGCCCCGGAATACCTCGCACGCTTTGGTTTCCTGGTCGATCCGAAGCAACGACCCACACCCGCGAACCCCGCCAACCTGCCCGTCGGCTTTGCCCGCCACGAAGATGACGAGACCGGGCGCGCCTACCTGGACGTGACGTGCGCCGCCTGCCATACCGGCGAGCTGCGCTACGAAGGGCGCGCCATCCGCATCGATGGGGGCGCCGCGATGCATTCGCTGGCCTCCACCGTGCCAACGTTCCGCGGCGGCGCCTTCGGGCAGGCGCTCGGCATGAGCATGGCATTTACCTACTACAACCCGATCAAGTTCCGGCGCTTCGCAAACGAGGTGGTGGGTGACGACGAACGCAACCGTCATCAGCTGCGCCGCGATTTCAAACAGGTGCTCGATCGGCTGCTCGGCACGGCGCTCAATGATTGGCACCGCGACCTCTACCCCACCGAGGAGGGTTTCGGTCGAACCGACGCCTTCGGGCGTATCGCCAACACCGCGTTCGGCGATGCCATCGACCCGTCCAACTACCGCATCGCCAACGCGCCGGTGAGCTATCCGCAGCTGTGGGACATCTGGAAGTTCGACTGGGTACAGTGGAACGGCTCGGCTATGCAGCCGATGGCCCGCAACATCGGCGAGGCGCTGGGCGTCGGGGCGCGGCTGCAGCTCCTTCGCGAGAACGGCCAACCAGTTCCAGAAGCTGAGCGCTATGCATCCGGCGTTCGCGTCCGCGACCTTCACACCCTGGAGACCACCCTCACGCGCCTCGCCCCGCCGCGTTGGCCGGAGGAGATACTGGGCAAGATCGATCTGCAGCAGGCCAGCCTGGGGCGCGCGCTCTACCGGCAGAATTGCGCATCGTGCCATGACGCCAGGCCCAAGCCGGTCGACCAGCGCTTCGCGCCAGATCGCGACCCGGAATGGCGCATGCGGGTGATCCCCACCGCGATCGTCGGAACGGACCCAACCGCGGCCGACAACATTGCCGATCACCGTTTCGATCTCGCACGGCTCGGCTGGACGCAAGACGAGCTGGAGCGGCTGGATGTCCGTCTCTACGGCGAGCCGACCGGCACGCTGGATCTCGGTAGCATCTCCAGTGCAAAGGGCCTGGCGTACATCACCGCTTATGTCGAACGTCGGGCTTACCAGGATGCGGGCATAACGCCTCAGGACCGGGCTGAGTTCGACGGCTATGCGCTGCCGATCGGTGTGCAGGAGTTACGCGGATACAAGGCACGGCCACTCGACGGCATCTGGGCAACGCCACCCTTCTTGCATAACGGCTCGGTACCGACGCTTTTCCAGCTGTTGTCGCCGTTGGCGGAACGCCAGAAGCGCTTCTGGGTGGGCAATCGTGAATACGATCCACGGCAGGTCGGCATCCGCACCGAGCGGTTCGATGGCGGTTTCCTGCTCGATACGACGATCACCGGCAACGCCAACCGCGGACATGAGTTCCGCGCCGGTTGCCGGGGCGGCGGTGTCATCGGCCGAGCGCTGTCACCCGAAGAGCGTTGGGCACTGGTGGAATACTTGAAGGTGCTTGGCGACCCGCGGTTCGAGCCCCGCTTGACGGACACTGCGCTCCGCCCCCGCCTCGCCCCGCCAACCTGCAACTGA
- a CDS encoding catalase family protein, with protein MLTKLWLLLGRLLGRLLLVLATLGLASWAISALVYHFKHRGPVSAEELIAPTEAADTQAIIDNAIAVVAQHSENTRVLRDAHAKAHGCVRAQVRVRDDLDVALRQGVFAEAGRTWQAWIRLSNGNAYPQFDRIKDARGMAIKLLDVPGDNLTLDPRHAHEQDFVMFNHPVFFVRDVAEYRTNFAAQAEGKRLLAFFPSLDPRSWEVRHLFIALQTLAPAPESPVATTYSSVAPYKFGPHNVKYRVVPAPSQCPDYQLPEQNRELPNFLRSALYRQLSLDRAPACFQLQVQRQNTAHYMPIEDTSIEWDEAIAPFEAVADIRVPAQDFDSPEQNLACDNLSFNPWHAVPDHRPIGGINRLRRAVYEAISAYRHERNEAH; from the coding sequence ATGCTCACAAAACTCTGGCTGTTGTTGGGACGTCTGCTCGGCCGCCTGCTCCTTGTTCTGGCCACGCTCGGCCTGGCGAGTTGGGCAATCAGCGCGCTGGTGTATCACTTCAAGCACCGCGGACCGGTTTCGGCCGAAGAGCTGATCGCCCCGACCGAGGCCGCCGACACCCAGGCAATCATTGACAATGCGATCGCGGTCGTCGCGCAGCACAGCGAGAACACACGCGTGCTGCGCGATGCCCACGCCAAGGCGCATGGCTGCGTCAGGGCGCAAGTCAGGGTCCGAGACGACCTGGACGTCGCGCTTCGACAGGGCGTATTCGCCGAGGCCGGTCGAACCTGGCAAGCCTGGATACGCCTTTCGAATGGCAATGCCTATCCCCAGTTCGACCGCATCAAGGATGCGCGAGGCATGGCCATCAAACTCCTCGACGTACCCGGTGACAATCTCACGCTCGACCCACGTCATGCCCACGAGCAGGACTTCGTGATGTTCAACCATCCGGTTTTCTTCGTTCGTGACGTGGCCGAGTACCGCACCAATTTCGCCGCCCAAGCCGAAGGCAAGCGGCTACTGGCCTTCTTCCCGAGCCTCGATCCGCGCAGCTGGGAAGTGCGCCACCTGTTCATTGCCCTGCAGACGCTCGCCCCGGCCCCTGAAAGCCCGGTGGCAACGACCTACAGTTCGGTGGCGCCATATAAATTCGGCCCGCACAACGTGAAGTACCGAGTGGTACCTGCGCCCAGCCAGTGTCCGGACTACCAGTTGCCCGAGCAGAACCGCGAACTGCCCAACTTCCTGCGCAGCGCGCTCTATCGGCAGTTGTCGCTGGACCGCGCGCCGGCCTGCTTTCAGCTTCAGGTCCAAAGGCAGAACACGGCGCACTACATGCCCATCGAAGACACCAGCATCGAGTGGGACGAAGCCATCGCGCCATTCGAAGCGGTTGCGGATATCCGTGTGCCAGCCCAGGACTTCGATAGCCCCGAACAGAACCTCGCATGCGACAACCTGTCGTTCAACCCGTGGCACGCCGTGCCGGACCATCGCCCGATCGGCGGAATAAATCGCCTGCGCCGGGCCGTCTACGAGGCCATCAGCGCCTATCGGCATGAGCGCAACGAAGCACACTGA
- a CDS encoding Crp/Fnr family transcriptional regulator encodes MDLMTLGRLITQGPVLNKGDVLFRAGQAASSLYMIRTGSVRSSRTDDEGDERIVGFALAGDFAGVAALCDDTYSNTLTAMQTTVVCDISVDALKQVSASSPALNRFLLQLLSKELRYNRQARLRLAAPRSRIRVARFIVHHMAQLAGRSLSATRIRLPMARWELANHLGLAIESVSRVFSGFRSEGILEVRGREMIVHAPERLYLIAEESLFKRTLDDGEPLAGRALSEVSCLGDSGAGSCRIAANG; translated from the coding sequence ATGGACCTCATGACCCTGGGTCGGCTGATAACGCAGGGTCCCGTTTTGAACAAGGGCGATGTCCTGTTCAGGGCCGGTCAGGCAGCCAGCTCGCTTTACATGATCCGGACCGGCTCGGTTCGGAGTTCCCGAACGGATGATGAGGGTGATGAGCGCATCGTCGGCTTCGCGCTGGCAGGCGATTTCGCCGGGGTGGCAGCCCTATGCGACGACACCTACAGCAACACCCTGACGGCCATGCAGACGACGGTCGTCTGCGATATTTCCGTCGATGCGTTGAAGCAAGTGAGTGCCAGCAGCCCGGCGCTGAACCGCTTTCTGTTGCAGCTCCTCAGCAAGGAGCTGCGCTATAACCGGCAAGCGCGGCTGCGGTTGGCGGCCCCTCGCTCTCGGATTCGCGTTGCCCGGTTCATCGTCCATCACATGGCGCAGCTGGCTGGCCGAAGCCTCTCCGCGACGCGCATACGGTTGCCCATGGCTCGGTGGGAGCTGGCCAATCACCTGGGTTTGGCGATCGAGTCCGTCTCGCGAGTCTTCTCGGGCTTTCGGTCTGAAGGGATTCTCGAGGTGCGCGGGCGGGAAATGATCGTTCACGCGCCGGAGCGACTGTACCTCATTGCTGAAGAAAGCCTTTTCAAGCGGACGCTCGATGATGGCGAGCCCCTTGCCGGGCGGGCGTTGTCTGAAGTGTCATGCTTGGGAGATTCCGGAGCCGGAAGCTGTCGGATCGCCGCGAACGGCTGA
- a CDS encoding DUF6306 domain-containing protein, whose translation MAEECVTTERRELIEALGELLSAERAGVQVATASLAEAQTDLQRSMLEKVRQGEADSCKRLRECLTLLGVQPGQERGAFYEKCMAIANLDDRLALIDRGQRWVIRKLEALLASVSHPEIRQQLEAVLSTHEINSDDYAANASRCASE comes from the coding sequence ATGGCTGAGGAGTGCGTGACAACAGAGCGTCGTGAACTGATCGAGGCGCTGGGCGAGCTGCTCAGCGCGGAGCGGGCAGGGGTCCAGGTCGCTACGGCCAGCCTCGCCGAGGCGCAAACGGACCTGCAGCGCAGCATGCTGGAAAAGGTTCGCCAGGGTGAGGCCGATAGCTGCAAGCGGTTGCGCGAATGCCTGACTCTACTCGGTGTCCAGCCGGGACAGGAGCGAGGCGCGTTCTATGAGAAATGCATGGCGATAGCGAACCTCGACGACCGTCTCGCATTGATCGACCGCGGACAACGTTGGGTGATTCGAAAGCTCGAAGCGTTACTCGCATCGGTCAGCCACCCCGAGATTCGCCAGCAGTTGGAGGCGGTCCTGAGTACCCACGAAATCAACAGCGACGATTACGCCGCAAACGCGAGTCGTTGCGCTAGCGAGTGA